One segment of Calditrichota bacterium DNA contains the following:
- a CDS encoding DinB family protein: protein MRKWKEVLLFMYGRGSWYGDPLAEVEGLTEDQLFWTPSDNCLPIIWHVGHIAHRERVHIGKFLQALPEPVVPPAFRVFGAEWTGLEQIKSAISSVEELFSWVRQVRQESISYISGLGEEDFHSAAPTLQDEMTVAHWLLNTAAHTALHIGRIQLLRAMLEGRQEPPC from the coding sequence ATGAGAAAGTGGAAAGAGGTGTTGCTTTTCATGTATGGGCGCGGGTCCTGGTACGGCGACCCCTTGGCCGAGGTGGAGGGCCTCACCGAAGACCAGCTCTTCTGGACGCCGAGCGACAACTGCCTGCCCATCATCTGGCACGTGGGGCACATCGCTCACCGGGAACGGGTGCATATCGGCAAGTTCCTGCAGGCGCTCCCGGAGCCGGTGGTGCCGCCAGCCTTCCGGGTGTTTGGCGCGGAGTGGACCGGACTGGAACAGATCAAGAGTGCCATTTCTTCGGTGGAAGAGCTCTTTTCCTGGGTGCGGCAGGTTCGCCAAGAGAGCATCAGCTACATCAGCGGCCTGGGCGAGGAAGATTTTCACTCGGCGGCCCCGACGCTGCAGGACGAGATGACGGTGGCCCACTGGCTTCTCAACACTGCCGCCCATACCGCCCTGCACATCGGGCGCATCCAGCTCTTGCGCGCCATGCTGGAAGGGAGGCAGGAGCCGCCGTGTTGA
- a CDS encoding DUF1611 domain-containing protein produces the protein MPGIDLLREKRRFVILTEGSTHPTPGKTAAGVVRYRGDEVVALVDSTQAGGDTEKLLGVGKGIPIVASLREALSLRPDTLLIGISPAGGQLPPSWRALILQAIDAGLHVVAGLHVFLGDDPELAARAKERGVSLVDLRRVPDDLTVNRCRAQELPCFRVHTVGTDCNIGKKIVALEVTRALQAQGKDAVFVATGQTGIMISGRGMALDRVIADFVAGAAERLALENAAHDYLLIEGQGALTHPLYSGVTLSMLHGFAPQALILCHEYGRTIMRGSKNTPVPPIPKAIALYEAMAEPVFPAKVVAVALNLRVLAEKEAQREVERVEQQTGLPTTDVVKFGAEKLVQAILAYEKKWRAGEAGRAVASAQPNARTLP, from the coding sequence TGGTGCGGTACCGCGGCGACGAGGTGGTGGCCCTCGTCGATTCCACCCAGGCCGGAGGCGACACGGAGAAGCTCCTGGGCGTGGGCAAGGGGATTCCCATTGTGGCTTCCTTACGGGAGGCGCTTAGCCTGCGGCCGGACACGCTGCTCATCGGCATTTCGCCGGCAGGAGGGCAGTTGCCGCCCAGTTGGCGCGCCCTCATCCTGCAGGCCATCGATGCGGGGCTCCATGTGGTGGCGGGCCTGCACGTTTTTCTCGGCGATGATCCAGAACTCGCCGCGCGGGCCAAGGAACGCGGCGTCTCCCTGGTGGACCTGCGCCGCGTGCCGGACGACCTGACCGTGAACAGATGTCGGGCGCAGGAACTGCCGTGTTTCCGCGTGCACACGGTGGGCACTGACTGTAACATCGGCAAGAAGATCGTGGCACTGGAGGTCACAAGGGCTTTACAGGCCCAGGGGAAGGACGCGGTCTTTGTCGCCACCGGACAGACAGGCATCATGATTTCCGGCCGCGGCATGGCCCTCGACCGGGTCATCGCCGATTTTGTGGCGGGCGCTGCCGAGCGCCTCGCGCTGGAGAACGCCGCGCACGACTATCTGCTCATCGAGGGTCAGGGTGCCCTCACGCACCCGCTCTACTCCGGCGTCACGCTCAGCATGTTGCACGGCTTTGCACCGCAGGCGCTCATCCTTTGCCACGAGTACGGGCGCACCATCATGCGCGGCTCAAAGAACACGCCGGTGCCGCCGATACCTAAGGCCATTGCCCTGTACGAAGCCATGGCTGAGCCGGTTTTTCCTGCCAAAGTGGTGGCCGTTGCGCTCAATCTTCGCGTTTTGGCGGAGAAGGAAGCCCAGCGGGAGGTGGAAAGGGTGGAGCAGCAGACAGGATTGCCGACGACCGATGTGGTCAAGTTCGGCGCGGAAAAGTTGGTACAGGCCATCCTGGCTTATGAAAAGAAGTGGCGCGCGGGGGAGGCTGGGCGCGCCGTTGCGTCAGCGCAACCCAATGCGAGGACATTGCCATGA